A region from the Aegilops tauschii subsp. strangulata cultivar AL8/78 chromosome 5, Aet v6.0, whole genome shotgun sequence genome encodes:
- the LOC109744375 gene encoding protein FAR1-RELATED SEQUENCE 5-like has protein sequence MAEFYGSEMMVPFGPKAITNLCTSFRRDDTKEGDMIETIAHFKDIQKTDPDFFYKVKYDEEDRVVNIFWVDGSAPKAYAEAYHDCISFDTTYMTNMYNMPFTPFIEINRHGQSFMLGCAFVRQELASSFDWVFGAFLEAMDGKPPDNLITDQDGAMRQSIQSIFPTTMHRCCRWHIMKKAQEKVGWLLCRNPGLSDDFKYCVDFSFTIDEFEQNWAGLMMKYEAMTHTHFEKLYEYRSTWVPCYFKHMFFPFLQFTQRSEGFSGVLKRHVIPHNSMLNFIKQYEKIQNHILAKEGCNDYRTEHLEIELWSNFPIERQAYETYTRDLYRMFREEFELIGRYNAFQVGANLFELRPNQEFVAKYGSRNYFVQARVEDGSYLCECCKMDKDAMLCCHILKVFTHLGVDVIPERYMLRRWTPTAVPSASG, from the coding sequence ATGGCAGAGTTCTATGGATCTGAGATGATGGTGCCGTTCGGACCAAAGGCAATAACAAATCTATGTACAAGTTTCCGTAGAGATGACACAAAGGAGGGTGACATGATTGAGACAATTGCGCACTTCAAGGATATACAAAAAACAGATCCAGACTTCTTCTATAAGGTAAAATATGATGAAGAGGACAGAGTTGTCAACATATTTTGGGTGGATGGCTCAGCTCCAAAAGCTTATGCGGAGGCATACCACGATTGCATATCGTTTGACACCACCTACATGACCAACATGTACAATATGCCATTCACGCCCTTCATCGAAATAAACCGACATGGCCAATCTTTCATGCTGGGTTGCGCGTTCGTGAGGCAGGAGTTGGCATCGAGCTTTGATTGGGTCTTCGGAGCATTCCTAGAGGCTATGGATGGCAAACCTCCTGACAACTTGATCACTGATCAGGATGGTGCAATGAGGCAGTCAATACAGAGCATCTTTCCAACCACCATGCACCGCTGTTGTCGATGGCACATCATGAAAAAGGCTCAGGAAAAAGTTGGTTGGTTGCTGTGTCGGAATCCAGGGCTCTCTGATGATTTCAAGTACTGTGTTGACTTCAGCTTCACTATAGACGAGTTTGAGCAGAATTGGGCTGGGTTAATGATGAAGTACGAGGCTATGACACACACGCACTTTGAGAAGTTGTACGAATACAGGTCAACTTGGGTGCCGTGCTACTTCAAACACATGTTCTTCCCCTTCCTACAGTTTACACAGCGTAGTGAGGGGTTCAGCGGCGTCCTAAAAAGACATGTGATCCCACACAACTCAATGTTGAACTTCATCAAGCAATATGAAAAAATTCAGAACCACATCCTTGCCAAGGAAGGCTGCAATGATTACAGGACAGAACACCTTGAGATTGAGCTATGGTCCAACTTCCCAATAGAGAGGCAAGCTTACGAAACCTACACTAGGGACCTTTACCGCATGTTCAGAGAAGAGTTTGAGCTGATTGGACGTTATAATGCGTTCCAAGTTGGTGCTAACCTTTTTGAGCTCAGACCAAACCAGGAATTTGTTGCCAAATATGGTTCTCGAAACTACTTCGTGCAGGCAAGGGTGGAGGACGGTTCCTATTTGTGTGAGTGCTGCAAAATGGACAAGGACGCCATGCTCTGTTGCCACATCCTCAAGGTGTTcacccatcttggagttgatgtcATACCGGAAAGGTACATGCTAAGACGGTGGACACCTACTGCTGTCCCTAGTGCGTCAGGATAG